The following are encoded together in the Montipora capricornis isolate CH-2021 chromosome 5, ASM3666992v2, whole genome shotgun sequence genome:
- the LOC138049129 gene encoding next to BRCA1 gene 1 protein-like isoform X2 — MSTPIKVKVGSKSSTRRLEVNTDCSWEQLKLQIRELLDLQEDFALKYIDDEDEVVTLGTQGELEEALKVTKKAGLLRLVIENPSDPSKTTEIECFKDILGESPRGTPAPKRKFLVNSIAQSDESCAFKTAKMDKIDQETLVSDPGAEEASEAVEAFESPSKKNKVEEDITGNEGISEDITHQVQNMSTLEPPCIDEEGSDSPSGDQYVPLAQLMVPQLAGRPPRPPPPSVQPKKSRKGRSVKNCYHQLAESVAVELAAMNDTLHQKLRKSFQKLQGKEEPLSTELQSFEDVEEDTYVFVNQQGNLMASNDDVELENENQISSVKNETSPDQIQDRKVEACGKSPCCVIGSGTRHHKVDYVSVEETVQRVVQETLPQIIEKTVTHLKELQLDEESPEQIPGKSTIARVVHKGIVCAECSQAVIGIRYKCCFCADYDLCEDCEAKEGIHHPDHFFAKLRNHIPGIGRKNGEMVPVLKEFVYRTVMKEERKDKRNEEKKKEKEERREGKKRGQEERKEEKRRDNEERKYEKRRDKEERKMEKRKNREEMKEWKKENFKMLTKAARPEEKDVREMKKRLRHVRCERNSATALEVLKKCQKAEFIADASIPDGTALRGGQKFLKRWIVKNKGRRWSARTTLHCLEGNIIVASGENMVTVPTLKLDEEGELSVPFIAPPAPGHYESKWQLCHHGILFGPLFWCQIVVKEDEVESGQALKDDSSEPTKHQSHDNTSLLNSAFEEHDTSPVRKLVEDIVPPGVPVVNEDADDASGSEGYLSSEDTAGFENVMQRRFEKIPELMAAREVAQVAELEWDTAGCALDQESCDIPEVEELVVCSNEDAVSDVESIASDVSGEYMVVPVPPCFYPEAPLNADPTHVTISMIEYQQLSESQHAGFSSRQNSDAPFETNVIDGSLEEPFTEDRVDTYVEAMMEDCSVTRTDSVETTVEVDSNIDQRDSVSAEATSEVESAANSEPENHVFDLASETMPVLPEPLVPERGLGAGIAVGSAITDLSVGSGELQAPITNEPLPILEPAEESDSDTDDDDDDDFDDEEEGDDNDQPTLPIGISPPIAAQPVAGTDEHPPVALQPEPSTSVAVTPTTARTVVEVPNSSSDSPSQVVSDVLSSALDAVTNAGRAVINTVDNFFTGAPNPGATATYNPEEGCEISVNTTAAESDSRAKDCSEVELVTFPPGRSPATCLDCLMEMGFCDRKLNEKLLRKHNYNVALVVNELLSLTDNEWSSSRH; from the exons ATGAGCACACCGATCAAAGTGAAAGTCGGATCGAAGTCGTCAACCCGGAGGTTGGAAGTAAACACTGATTGTTCTTGGGAACAACTAAAATTGCAA ATTAGAGAGTTGCTTGATTTGCAAGAAGATTTCGCTTTGAAATACATCGATGATGAAGACGAAGTG GTCACATTAGGAACCCAAG GAGAACTAGAAGAAGCACTAAAG GTCACCAAGAAAGCGGGATTGCTGAGATTAGTTATAGAAAATCCATCTGACCCAAGCAAAACTACAGAAATTGAATGTTTTAAGGACATACTGGGGGAATCCCCAAGAGGAACTCCT GCACCGAAGCGCAAATTTTTAGTCAACTCTATTGCCCAATCAGATGAAAGTTGTGCCTTCAAGACTGcaaaaatggataaaattgATCAAGAAACACTAGTCTCTGACCCAGGTGCTGAAGAAGCATCTGAGGCAGTTGAAGCCTTTGAATCAccctccaaaaaaaacaaagttgaaGAGGACATCACTGGCAATGAAGGGATCTCTGAGGACATCACACACCAAGTGCAGAACATGTCCACTTTGGAGCCACCATGTATTGACGAGGAAGGCAGTGATTCACCATCAGGAGATCAGTATGTCCCATTGGCGCAGTTAATGGTACCCCAACTAGCTGGTAGGCCACCACGACCTCCGCCACCCTCTGTTCAGCCCAAAAAATCTCGGAAAGGCCGCAGTGTGAAGAACTGTTACCATCAATTGGCTGAAAGTGTTGCTGTTGAGCTGGCTGCCATGAATGACACGCTGCATCAAAAGTTGcgcaaatcttttcaaaagcTGCAGGGAAAAGAAGAGCCGCTGTCCACTGAATTACAATCTTTTGAAGATGTGGAGGAAGATACTTATGTATTCGTAAATCAGCAAG GCAATTTGATGGCATCTAATGATGACGTCGAACTAGAGAATGAGAATCAAATCTCTAGTGTCAAAAATGAAACGTCGCCTGATCAGATTCAAGACAGAAAAGTAGAAGCTTGTGGCAAATCTCCTTGTTGTGTGATTGGAAGTGGCACTAGACATCACAAAGTTGATTATGTATCAGTGGAAGAAACAGTTCAACGTGTTGTTCAAGAG ACTCTGCCACAAATAATCGAAAAAACCGTGACGCATCTCAAAGAACTCCAGTTAGATGAAGAGTCACCTGAGCAGATTCCTGGAAAATCAACGATCGCCAGAG ttgtccaCAAAGGAATAGTCTGTGCTGAATGTAGTCAAGCTGTCATTGGAATTCGCTATAAATGCTG TTTTTGTGCCGATTATGACCTCTGTGAAGATTGTGAAGCAAAAGAAGGAATCCATCACCCAGATCACTTCTTTGCAAAGCTGCGCAACCATATCCCAGGAATTGGCCGAAAGAATGGTGAGATGGTGCCGGTACTGAAAGAGTTTGTTTACCGAACGGTgatgaaagaagagagaaaagataaaagaaatgaagagaagaaaaaggagaaagaggaaagaagagaaggaaaaaaaagagggcaggaagaaaggaaagaagaaaagagGAGAGATAATGAAGAACGAAAGTATGAGAAAAGAAGGGataaggaagaaagaaagatggagaaaaggaaaaataggGAAGAAATGAAGGAATGGAAAAAAGAGAACTTCAAGATGCTCACCAAGGCAGCCAGACCAGAGGAAAAGGACGTAAGGGAAATGAAGAAAAGATTAAGACACGT TCGTTGTGAGAGGAATTCTGCTACTGCTCTGGAAGTTTTGAAGAAGTGTCAGAAGGCCGAGTTTATCGCAGATGCCAGCATCCCTGATGGTACAGCATTAAGGGGAGGCCAAAAG TTTTTAAAGCGCTGGATTGTCAAAAACAAAGGACGCAGATGGAGTGCCAGAACTACA CTGCATTGTCTAGAGGGGAATATTATTGTTGCATCAGGAGAGAATATGGTGACTGTTCCTACGCTTAAACTGGATGAGGAAGGCGAATTATCAGTACCCTTCATTGCACCACCAGCACCTGGACATTATGAGAG TAAGTGGCAGCTCTGTCACCACGGCATTCTATTTGGTCCGCTGTTTTGGTGTCAGATTGTTGTTAAAGAAGACGAGGTGGAATCGGGACAAGCATTAAAGGATGATTCATCAG AACCAACCAAGCACCAAAGCCATGATAACACCTCCTTGCTGAACAGTGCGTTTGAGGAGCATGACACCTCCCCTGTCAGGAAACTTGTGGAGGACATAGTTCCACCAGGGGTACCGGTGGTGAATGAGGATGCAGATGATGCGTCGGGATCAGAAGGTTACCTTAGTTCTGAGGACACTGCAGGGTTTGAGAACGTCATGCAGAGGAGGTTTGAGAAGATTCCTGAATTAATGGCAGCAAGGGAGGTGGCTCAGGTGGCAGAGCTCGAGTGGGATACAGCGGGATGTGCTTTGGATCAAGAATCCTGTGACATACCTGAAGTGGAAGAGCTTGTAGTTTGTTCAAATGAAG ATGCTGTAAGTGACGTCGAGAGCATTGCCAGTGATGTGTCAGGAGAGTATATGGTGGTACCTGTCCCCCCTTGTTTTTACCCAGAGGCCCCCCTGAATGCAGATCCCACCCATGTTACAATCAGCATGATTGAATACCAACAGTTGTCGGAGAGTCAGCATGCTGGTTTCTCATCAAGACAGAATAGTGATGCCCCGTTTGAGACCAATGTAATCGATGGTTCCCTTGAGGAGCCCTTCACTGAGGATAGGGTTGATACCTATGTTGAGGCAATGATGGAGGATTGTTCTGTCACTAGAACGGACAGTGTTGAGACAACAGTGGAGGTTGATTCCAATATTGATCAAAGAGATTCCGTGAGTGCTGAGGCAACGTCGGAAGTGGAGTCAGCAGCAAATTCAGAACCGGAGAATCACGTTTTTGATCTAGCCAGTGAAACGATGCCAGTACTTCCAGAACCGCTGGTTCCTGAACGAGGGCTGGGCGCCGGTATAGCTGTTGGATCAGCTATTACGGACCTTAGCGTTGGCTCAGGGGAACTACAGGCCCCCATCACTAATGAGCCACTCCCCATACTGGAACCAGCGGAGGAAAGTGACAGTGATacagatgacgatgatgatgatgattttgatgaTGAGGAAGAGGGTGATGATAACGATCAGCCAACTCTACCTATTGGCATCTCACCACCAATCGCAGCCCAGCCTGTGGCAGGGACAGATGAGCATCCTCCAGTAGCTTTACAACCCGAACCCTCGACTTCGGTTGCCGTAACACCAACCACAGCGAGAACTGTTGTTGAAGTCCCCAACAGTAGCAGTGACTCCCCATCTCAAGTCGTATCAGATGTTCTTTCCTCTGCCCTTGATGCTGTAACAAACGCCGGAAGAGCAGTTATAAACACCGTGGATAATTTCTTTACCGGAGCGCCAAACCCAGGGGCCACTGCAACTTATAACCCAGAAGAAGGGTGTGAAATCTCGGTGAACACAACCGCAGCAGAGAGTGATTCGCGTGCAAAG GATTGTTCTGAAGTAGAGCTTGTGACCTTTCCTCCTGGACGATCTCCAGCCACATGCCTCGACTGTTTAATGGAGATGGGATTCTGCGATCGTAAACTGAACGAAAAGCTGCTAAGGAAACATAACTACAATGTGGCTCTTGTTGTGAACGAGCTCCTCTCTTTGACCGATAACGAGTGGTCCTCAAGTAGACATTAG
- the LOC138049129 gene encoding next to BRCA1 gene 1 protein-like isoform X1, translated as MSTPIKVKVGSKSSTRRLEVNTDCSWEQLKLQIRELLDLQEDFALKYIDDEDEVVTLGTQGELEEALKVTKKAGLLRLVIENPSDPSKTTEIECFKDILGESPRGTPAPKRKFLVNSIAQSDESCAFKTAKMDKIDQETLVSDPGAEEASEAVEAFESPSKKNKVEEDITGNEGISEDITHQVQNMSTLEPPCIDEEGSDSPSGDQYVPLAQLMVPQLAGRPPRPPPPSVQPKKSRKGRSVKNCYHQLAESVAVELAAMNDTLHQKLRKSFQKLQGKEEPLSTELQSFEDVEEDTYVFVNQQGNLMASNDDVELENENQISSVKNETSPDQIQDRKVEACGKSPCCVIGSGTRHHKVDYVSVEETVQRVVQETLPQIIEKTVTHLKELQLDEESPEQIPGKSTIARVVHKGIVCAECSQAVIGIRYKCCFCADYDLCEDCEAKEGIHHPDHFFAKLRNHIPGIGRKNGEMVPVLKEFVYRTVMKEERKDKRNEEKKKEKEERREGKKRGQEERKEEKRRDNEERKYEKRRDKEERKMEKRKNREEMKEWKKENFKMLTKAARPEEKDVREMKKRLRHVRCERNSATALEVLKKCQKAEFIADASIPDGTALRGGQKFLKRWIVKNKGRRWSARTTLHCLEGNIIVASGENMVTVPTLKLDEEGELSVPFIAPPAPGHYESKWQLCHHGILFGPLFWCQIVVKEDEVESGQALKDDSSEPTKHQSHDNTSLLNSAFEEHDTSPVRKLVEDIVPPGVPVVNEDADDASGSEGYLSSEDTAGFENVMQRRFEKIPELMAAREVAQVAELEWDTAGCALDQESCDIPEVEELVVCSNEDAVSDVESIASDVSGEYMVVPVPPCFYPEAPLNADPTHVTISMIEYQQLSESQHAGFSSRQNSDAPFETNVIDGSLEEPFTEDRVDTYVEAMMEDCSVTRTDSVETTVEVDSNIDQRDSVSAEATSEVESAANSEPENHVFDLASETMPVLPEPLVPERGLGAGIAVGSAITDLSVGSGELQAPITNEPLPILEPAEESDSDTDDDDDDDFDDEEEGDDNDQPTLPIGISPPIAAQPVAGTDEHPPVALQPEPSTSVAVTPTTARTVVEVPNSSSDSPSQVVSDVLSSALDAVTNAGRAVINTVDNFFTGAPNPGATATYNPEEGCEISVNTTAAESDSRAKAPTSGINWTTRKVGQNTRVLELRENRDCSEVELVTFPPGRSPATCLDCLMEMGFCDRKLNEKLLRKHNYNVALVVNELLSLTDNEWSSSRH; from the exons ATGAGCACACCGATCAAAGTGAAAGTCGGATCGAAGTCGTCAACCCGGAGGTTGGAAGTAAACACTGATTGTTCTTGGGAACAACTAAAATTGCAA ATTAGAGAGTTGCTTGATTTGCAAGAAGATTTCGCTTTGAAATACATCGATGATGAAGACGAAGTG GTCACATTAGGAACCCAAG GAGAACTAGAAGAAGCACTAAAG GTCACCAAGAAAGCGGGATTGCTGAGATTAGTTATAGAAAATCCATCTGACCCAAGCAAAACTACAGAAATTGAATGTTTTAAGGACATACTGGGGGAATCCCCAAGAGGAACTCCT GCACCGAAGCGCAAATTTTTAGTCAACTCTATTGCCCAATCAGATGAAAGTTGTGCCTTCAAGACTGcaaaaatggataaaattgATCAAGAAACACTAGTCTCTGACCCAGGTGCTGAAGAAGCATCTGAGGCAGTTGAAGCCTTTGAATCAccctccaaaaaaaacaaagttgaaGAGGACATCACTGGCAATGAAGGGATCTCTGAGGACATCACACACCAAGTGCAGAACATGTCCACTTTGGAGCCACCATGTATTGACGAGGAAGGCAGTGATTCACCATCAGGAGATCAGTATGTCCCATTGGCGCAGTTAATGGTACCCCAACTAGCTGGTAGGCCACCACGACCTCCGCCACCCTCTGTTCAGCCCAAAAAATCTCGGAAAGGCCGCAGTGTGAAGAACTGTTACCATCAATTGGCTGAAAGTGTTGCTGTTGAGCTGGCTGCCATGAATGACACGCTGCATCAAAAGTTGcgcaaatcttttcaaaagcTGCAGGGAAAAGAAGAGCCGCTGTCCACTGAATTACAATCTTTTGAAGATGTGGAGGAAGATACTTATGTATTCGTAAATCAGCAAG GCAATTTGATGGCATCTAATGATGACGTCGAACTAGAGAATGAGAATCAAATCTCTAGTGTCAAAAATGAAACGTCGCCTGATCAGATTCAAGACAGAAAAGTAGAAGCTTGTGGCAAATCTCCTTGTTGTGTGATTGGAAGTGGCACTAGACATCACAAAGTTGATTATGTATCAGTGGAAGAAACAGTTCAACGTGTTGTTCAAGAG ACTCTGCCACAAATAATCGAAAAAACCGTGACGCATCTCAAAGAACTCCAGTTAGATGAAGAGTCACCTGAGCAGATTCCTGGAAAATCAACGATCGCCAGAG ttgtccaCAAAGGAATAGTCTGTGCTGAATGTAGTCAAGCTGTCATTGGAATTCGCTATAAATGCTG TTTTTGTGCCGATTATGACCTCTGTGAAGATTGTGAAGCAAAAGAAGGAATCCATCACCCAGATCACTTCTTTGCAAAGCTGCGCAACCATATCCCAGGAATTGGCCGAAAGAATGGTGAGATGGTGCCGGTACTGAAAGAGTTTGTTTACCGAACGGTgatgaaagaagagagaaaagataaaagaaatgaagagaagaaaaaggagaaagaggaaagaagagaaggaaaaaaaagagggcaggaagaaaggaaagaagaaaagagGAGAGATAATGAAGAACGAAAGTATGAGAAAAGAAGGGataaggaagaaagaaagatggagaaaaggaaaaataggGAAGAAATGAAGGAATGGAAAAAAGAGAACTTCAAGATGCTCACCAAGGCAGCCAGACCAGAGGAAAAGGACGTAAGGGAAATGAAGAAAAGATTAAGACACGT TCGTTGTGAGAGGAATTCTGCTACTGCTCTGGAAGTTTTGAAGAAGTGTCAGAAGGCCGAGTTTATCGCAGATGCCAGCATCCCTGATGGTACAGCATTAAGGGGAGGCCAAAAG TTTTTAAAGCGCTGGATTGTCAAAAACAAAGGACGCAGATGGAGTGCCAGAACTACA CTGCATTGTCTAGAGGGGAATATTATTGTTGCATCAGGAGAGAATATGGTGACTGTTCCTACGCTTAAACTGGATGAGGAAGGCGAATTATCAGTACCCTTCATTGCACCACCAGCACCTGGACATTATGAGAG TAAGTGGCAGCTCTGTCACCACGGCATTCTATTTGGTCCGCTGTTTTGGTGTCAGATTGTTGTTAAAGAAGACGAGGTGGAATCGGGACAAGCATTAAAGGATGATTCATCAG AACCAACCAAGCACCAAAGCCATGATAACACCTCCTTGCTGAACAGTGCGTTTGAGGAGCATGACACCTCCCCTGTCAGGAAACTTGTGGAGGACATAGTTCCACCAGGGGTACCGGTGGTGAATGAGGATGCAGATGATGCGTCGGGATCAGAAGGTTACCTTAGTTCTGAGGACACTGCAGGGTTTGAGAACGTCATGCAGAGGAGGTTTGAGAAGATTCCTGAATTAATGGCAGCAAGGGAGGTGGCTCAGGTGGCAGAGCTCGAGTGGGATACAGCGGGATGTGCTTTGGATCAAGAATCCTGTGACATACCTGAAGTGGAAGAGCTTGTAGTTTGTTCAAATGAAG ATGCTGTAAGTGACGTCGAGAGCATTGCCAGTGATGTGTCAGGAGAGTATATGGTGGTACCTGTCCCCCCTTGTTTTTACCCAGAGGCCCCCCTGAATGCAGATCCCACCCATGTTACAATCAGCATGATTGAATACCAACAGTTGTCGGAGAGTCAGCATGCTGGTTTCTCATCAAGACAGAATAGTGATGCCCCGTTTGAGACCAATGTAATCGATGGTTCCCTTGAGGAGCCCTTCACTGAGGATAGGGTTGATACCTATGTTGAGGCAATGATGGAGGATTGTTCTGTCACTAGAACGGACAGTGTTGAGACAACAGTGGAGGTTGATTCCAATATTGATCAAAGAGATTCCGTGAGTGCTGAGGCAACGTCGGAAGTGGAGTCAGCAGCAAATTCAGAACCGGAGAATCACGTTTTTGATCTAGCCAGTGAAACGATGCCAGTACTTCCAGAACCGCTGGTTCCTGAACGAGGGCTGGGCGCCGGTATAGCTGTTGGATCAGCTATTACGGACCTTAGCGTTGGCTCAGGGGAACTACAGGCCCCCATCACTAATGAGCCACTCCCCATACTGGAACCAGCGGAGGAAAGTGACAGTGATacagatgacgatgatgatgatgattttgatgaTGAGGAAGAGGGTGATGATAACGATCAGCCAACTCTACCTATTGGCATCTCACCACCAATCGCAGCCCAGCCTGTGGCAGGGACAGATGAGCATCCTCCAGTAGCTTTACAACCCGAACCCTCGACTTCGGTTGCCGTAACACCAACCACAGCGAGAACTGTTGTTGAAGTCCCCAACAGTAGCAGTGACTCCCCATCTCAAGTCGTATCAGATGTTCTTTCCTCTGCCCTTGATGCTGTAACAAACGCCGGAAGAGCAGTTATAAACACCGTGGATAATTTCTTTACCGGAGCGCCAAACCCAGGGGCCACTGCAACTTATAACCCAGAAGAAGGGTGTGAAATCTCGGTGAACACAACCGCAGCAGAGAGTGATTCGCGTGCAAAG GCGCCCACGAGTGGCATCAACTGGACAACTAGAAAAGTCGGCCAGAATACTAGAGTGCTTGAGTTAAGGGAAAATCGG GATTGTTCTGAAGTAGAGCTTGTGACCTTTCCTCCTGGACGATCTCCAGCCACATGCCTCGACTGTTTAATGGAGATGGGATTCTGCGATCGTAAACTGAACGAAAAGCTGCTAAGGAAACATAACTACAATGTGGCTCTTGTTGTGAACGAGCTCCTCTCTTTGACCGATAACGAGTGGTCCTCAAGTAGACATTAG